One region of Alosa sapidissima isolate fAloSap1 chromosome 1, fAloSap1.pri, whole genome shotgun sequence genomic DNA includes:
- the LOC121716136 gene encoding myosin-7-like, with protein MGDAVMREFGPAAPFLRKSDKERLEAQTRLFDMKKECFVPDPEVEYVKASITSRDGDKVTVLTEHGKSVTVKEVDVHPQNPPKFDKIEDMAMFTFLHEPAVLFNLKERYAAWMIYTYSGLFCVTVNPYKWLPVYDKEVVVAYRGKKRSEAPPHIFSISDNAYQYMLADRENQSVLITGESGAGKTVNTKRVIQYFASIAAVSGKKDAASEKKGTLEDQIIQANPALEAFGNAKTIRNDNSSRFGKFIRIHFGVSGKLASADIETYLLEKSRVTYQLKAERDYHIFYQILSQKKPELLEMLLITSNPYDYAYISQGETTVASINDAEELMATDEAFDVLGFTVEEKNSIYKLTGAIMHYGNMKFKQKQREEQAEADGTEDCDKSAYLMGLNSADLIKGLCHPRVKVGNEWVTKGQNVQQVNYGIGALAKSVYEKMFLWMVVRINQSLDTKQPRQHFIGVLDIAGFEIFDFNTFEQLCINFTNEKLQQFFNHHMFVLEQEEYKKEGIEWTFIDFGMDLQACIDLIEKPMGIMSILEEECMFPKASDATFKAKLYDNHLGKSNNFQKPRVVKGKPEAHFSLVHYAGTVDYNICNWLVKNKDPLNETVVGLYQKSTMKLLSMLFANYAGAESDSGGKGKSGGGAKKKGSSFQTVSALHRENLNKLMTNLRSTHPHFVRCLIPNETKTPGAMDNPLVMHQLRCNGVLEGIRICRKGFPNRILYGDFKQRYRILNPSSIPEGQFIDSKKAAEKLLGSLDIDHNQYKLGHTKVFFKAGLLGQLEEMRDDRLALIITAIQARSRGFLARAEFQKILERRDSLLVIQWNVRAFMGVKNWLWMRLYFKIKPLLKSAETEKEMANMKEEFTKLKEAFAKSEARKKELEEKMVSLLQEKNDLQLHIQAEQDNLSDAEERCEGLIKSKISLEAKIKELTERLEDEDEMNAELTAKKRKLEDESSELKKDIDDLELTLAKVEKEKHATENKVKNLTEEMAGLDEIVAKLTKEKKALQEAHQQTLDDLQSEEDKVNTLTKAKAKLEQQVEDLEGSLEQEKKLRMDLERVKRKLEGDLKLTQESVMDLENDKQQLEERLKKKDFEMSQLNSKIEDEQTMVIQIQKKMKELQARIEELEEELEAERAARAKVEKQRADLARELEEISERLEEAGGATAAQIEMNKKREAEFQKLRRDLEEATLHHEATAATLRKKQADSVADLGEQIDNLQRVKQKLEKEKSELRLELDDVVSNMEQVVKAKANLEKMSRTLEDQMNEYRTKAEEGQRSISDFTMQRAKLQTENAEFSRRLEEKDSLVSQLTRGKQSYTQQIEDLKRQLEEEVKAKNALAHAVQSARHDCDLLREQYEEEQEAKAELQRSMSKANSDVAQWRTKYETDAIQRTEELEEAKKKLAQRLQDAEEAVEAVNAKCSSLEKTKHRLQYEIEDLMVDVERSNAAAAALDKKQRNFDKVLAEWKQKYEESQTELESSQKEARALSTELFKLKNSYEESLDHLETMKRENKNLQEEISDISEQLGESGKSIHELEKIRKQLDQEKSEIQGALEEAETSLEHEEGKILRAQLEFNQVKAEIERKLTEKEEEMEQARRNQQRVVDTLQSSLESETRSRNEALRIKKKMEGDLNEMEIQLSQANRQAAEAQKQLRGLHMSLKDAQLQLDESFRANDDLKENIAIVERRNNLQQAELEELMGVVEQTERGRKLAEQELMNVSERVQLLHSQNTSLLNQKKKLENDTTQLQTEVEEAVQECRNAEEKAKKAITDAAMMAEELKKEQDTSAHLERMKKNMEQTIKDLQHRLDEAEQIAMKGGKKQVQKLEARVRELENEVELEQRKCSDAVKGIRKYERRVKELTYQTEEDKKNLTQLQDLVDKLQLKVKAYKRTAEEAEEQANTNMGKFRKMQHELDEAEERADIAESQVNKLRAKSRDVGPKIGHDEE; from the exons ATGGGAGACGCCGTCATGAGGGAGTTTGGGCCGGCTGCCCCATTTCTGCGCAAGTCTGACAAGGAACGTCTGGAGGCGCAGACCCGtctctttgacatgaagaaGGAGTGCTTTGTGCCCGACCCTGAGGTGGAGTACGTGAAGGCCTCCATTACCAGTCGGGATGGTGACAAAGTCACTGTCCTGACTGAGCACGGAAAG AGTGTGACAGTGAAAGAAGTAGATGTCCATCCTCAGAACCCGCCAAAGTTTGATAAAATTGAAGACATGGCGATGTTCACCTTCCTTCATGAACCTGCTGTGCTGTTTAACCTCAAAGAGCGTTATGCAGCATGGATGATCTAT ACCTACTCTGGGCTGTTCTGTGTCACTGTCAACCCCTACAAGTGGCTACCAGTGTATGACAAGGAGGTGGTTGTTGCCTACAGAGGCAAGAAGAGGAGTGAGGCTCCCCCTCACATTTTCTCCATCTCTGATAACGCCTACCAGTACATGTTGGCAG acagagagaaccaGTCTGTCCTGATCAC TGGAGAATCCGGAGCTGGGAAGACTGTTAACACCAAAAGAGTCATTCAGTACTTTGCCAGTATTGCCGCTGTATCTGGGAAAAAAGATGCAGCCTCTGAGAAAAAA GGAACCCTGGAGGATCAAATCATCCAGGCTAACCCAGCTCTTGAGGCCTTTGGTAATGCAAAGACCATCAGAAATGACAACTCATCAAGATTT GGAAAGTTCATCCGCATTCACTTTGGGGTCAGTGGAAAGCTAGCTTCTGCTGATATTGAGACCT ATCTTCTGGAAAAGTCTCGGGTAACATACCAACTGAAAGCTGAAAGAGACTACCATATTTTCTACCAAATTCTCTCCCAAAAGAAGCCTGAGTTGCTAG AAATGCTGCTCATCACCAGCAACCCCTATGACTATGCCTACATCTCCCAAGGAGAGACGACCGTAGCCTCCATCAATGATGCGGAGGAGCTAATGGCGACTGAT GAAGCTTTTGATGTCCTGGGCTTCACTGTGGAAGAGAAGAACAGCATTTACAAGCTGACTGGTGCCATAATGCACTATGGCAACATGAAGTTCAAGCAGAAGCAGCGTGAGGAGCAGGCAGAGGCCGATGGCACTGAGG ATTGCGACAAATCAGCATACCTGATGGGTTTGAACTCTGCTGACCTCATCAAGGGTTTGTGTCACCCGAGGGTCAAAGTAGGCAACGAGTGGGTCACTAAGGGCCAGAATGTCCAACAG GTGAACTACGGCATTGGTGCACTGGCTAAGTCAGTGTATGAAAAGATGTTCCTATGGATGGTGGTGAGAATCAATCAGTCCCTGGACACCAAACAACCTCGCCAGCATTTCATAGGAGTGCTGGACATAGCCGGTTTTGAGAtctttgat TTCAACACTTTTGAGCAACTATGCATCAACTTCACCAATGAGAAGCTGCAACAGTTTTTCAATCATCACATGTTTGTGCTTGAGCAAGAAGAGTATAAGAAAGAAGGAATTGAGTGGACATTTATAGATTTTGGAATGGACTTGCAAGCTTGCATTGACCTCATTGAAAAG CCTATGGGTATCATGTCCATCCTTGAAGAGGAGTGCATGTTCCCTAAGGCCAGTGATGCTACATTTAAAGCAAAGCTTTATGACAACCACCTGGGGAAATCCAACAACTTCCAGAAGCCGCGAGTAGTGAAAGGAAAACCAGAGGCCCATTTCTCCCTGGTTCACTATGCTGGCACTGTGGACTACAACATCTGCAACTGGCTGGTGAAGAACAAGGACCCTCTGAATGAGACGGTTGTTGGACTTTACCAAAAGTCTACAATGAAACTCCTGTCAATGCTCTTTGCAAACTATGCTGGAGCTGAGTCAG attCTGGTGGAAAGGGCAAAAGTGGTGGAGGAGCAAAGAAGAAGGGCTCCTCTTTCCAAACGGTGTCTGCTTTGCACAGG GAAAACCTGAACAAGTTGATGACGAACCTGAGGTCCACTCACCCCCACTTTGTGCGCTGCCTCATCCCCAATGAGACCAAGACTCCTGGGGCGATGGACAACCCCTTGGTGATGCACCAGCTGCGCTGTAACGGTGTGCTGGAAGGCATCAGGATCTGCAGGAAGGGCTTCCCCAACAGGATTCTGTACGGGGACTTCAAACAGAG ATACCGGATTCTAAATCCATCTTCAATCCCAGAGGGGCAATTCATAGACAGCAAAAAGGCTGCAGAGAAACTACTGGGTTCTCTGGATATTGACCATAACCAGTATAAATTAGGCCATACCAAG GTGTTTTTTAAAGCTGGCTTGCTTGGTCAGCTtgaggagatgcgagatgaCAGACTGGCTCTGATCATCACAGCAATACAGGCCAGATCCAGAGGTTTTCTGGCAAGAGCTGAATTCCAAAAGATCCTTGAGCGCAG GGATTCTCTATTGGTGATTCAATGGAATGTCCGTGCCTTTATGGGTGTGAAGAACTGGCTTTGGATGAGGCTTTATTTCAAGATCAAGCCTCTCTTAAAATCAGCAGAAACTGAGAAGGAGATGGCAAACATGAAAGAAGAGTTTACAAAGCTCAAAGAGGCCTTTGCTAAATCTGAAGCTCGCAAAAAGGAGTTGGAGGAAAAAATGGTCTCACTTCTCCAAGAGAAGAATGACCTTCAGCTACACATTCAGGCT GAGCAAGACAATCTCTCAGATGCTGAGGAGAGGTGTGAGGGGCTGATCAAGAGCAAGATCAGTCTTGAGGCCAAAATCAAAGAGCTGACTGAGAGGCTGGAGGACGAGGACGAGATGAATGCTGAGCTGACTGCTAAGAAGAGGAAGCTGGAGGATGAGTCCTCTGAGCTCAAGAAGGACATTGATGACCTGGAACTCACCTTGGCTAAAGTGGAGAAAGAAAAGCATGCCACTGAGAAcaag GTGAAAAATCTAACTGAAGAAATGGCAGGCCTCGATGAAATCGTTGCCAAGCTTACCAAGGAAAAGAAAGCTCTGCAAGAGGCACATCAGCAGACTCTAGATGATCTGCAAAGTGAGGAGGACAAAGTCAACACCCTCACCAAGGCCAAAGCCAAGCTAGAGCAGCAAGTGGAGGAT CTTGAAGGCTCTCTAGAACAAGAAAAGAAGCTGAGGATGGACCTTGAAAGAGTCAAGAGGAAGTTGGAGGGTGACTTAAAGTTGACCCAGGAGAGTGTCATGGACTTGGAGAATGACAAACAACAACTGGAAGAGCGGCTGAAGAA AAAAGACTTTGAAATGAGTCAACTCAACAGCAAGATTGAGGATGAACAGACAATGGTCATTCAGATCCAGAAAAAAATGAAGGAGCTACAG GCCCGTATAGAGGAGCTGGAAGAAGAGCTTGAGGCAGAGCGAGCTGCCAGGGCTAAAgtggagaaacagagagcagACCTGGCCAGAGAGCTGGAGGAGATCAGTGAGAGGCTGGAGGAGGCTGGCGGAGCCACTGCTGCCCAGATTGAGATGAACAAGAAGAGGGAGGCCGAGTTCCAGAAGCTCCGCAGAGACCTTGAAGAGGCCACTCTGCATCACGAAGCTACGGCCGCCACCCTGAGGAAGAAACAAGCCGACAGCGTAGCTGACCTGGGAGAGCAGATAGACAACCTgcagagagtcaagcagaagctggagaaggagaagagtgaaCTCAGGCTGGAGCTGGATGATGTGGTCTCCAACATGGAACAGGTTGTGAAGGCCAAG GCAAACCTAGAAAAGATGAGCAGAACCCTAGAGGACCAGATGAATGAATACCGAACCAAGGCAGAAGAAGGCCAGCGCAGCATCAGTGATTTTACAATGCAAAGAGCCAAGCTTCAGACTGAAAATG CTGAGTTTTCCAGGCGACTTGAGGAGAAAGACTCTTTAGTCTCTCAGCTGACCAGAGGCAAGCAGTCCTACACCCAACAAATTGAGGATCTAAAAAGACAGCTGGAGGAAGAAGTCAAG gCCAAGAATGCTCTTGCTCATGCAGTGCAGTCTGCTCGCCATGACTGTGACCTGCTCAGAGAGCAgtatgaggaggagcaggaggccaAGGCTGAGCTGCAGAGATCCATGTCCAAGGCCAACTCTGATGTGGCACAGTGGAGAACCAAGTACGAAACTGATGCCATCCAGAGAACTGAGGAACTGGAGGAGGCAAA GAAGAAACTGGCTCAGCGCTTGCAAGATGCTGAGGAAGCTGTGGAGGCTGTGAATGCTAAATGCTCTTCCCTGGAGAAGACCAAACACAGGCTCCAGTATGAGATTGAAGATCTCATGGTGGATGTTGAACGATCCAATGCTGCAGCTGCTGCCTTAGACAAAAAGCAAAGGAACTTTGACAAG GTCTTGGCAGAGTGGAAGCAGAAGTATGAGGAGTCCCAGACAGAGCTGGAGAGCTCCCAGAAGGAGGCCAGGGCTTTGAGCACGGAACTCTTCAAACTGAAAAACTCCTATGAAGAATCTCTGGATCACTTGGAgacaatgaagagagagaacaagaaccTCCaag AGGAGATTTCTGATATCAGTGAACAACTTGGTGAGAGTGGCAAGAGCATCCATGAGTTGGAAAAGATCCGTAAACAGCTGGATCAAGAGAAATCTGAGATTCAAGGGGCTTTGGAAGAAGCAGAG ACTTCCTTGGAGCATGAGGAAGGTAagattctaagggcccagcttGAGTTCAACCAAGTGAAGGCTGAAATTGAGCGCAAACTTactgagaaagaggaagagatggagcaGGCCAGGAGAAATCAGCAGAGAGTCGTAGACACTCTGCAGAGTTCTCTGGAGTCCGAGACCCGCAGTAGGAACGAGGCCCTCAGGATTAAGAAAAAGATGGAGGGCGACCTCAATGAGATGGAGATCCAGCTGAGTCAGGCCAACAGACAGGCAGCAGAGGCCCAGAAGCAACTTCGAGGTCTCCACATGAGTCTGAAG GATGCCCAGCTGCAGTTGGATGAGTCTTTTCGTGCCAATGATGATCTGAAGGAGAACATTGCTATCGTGGAGAGACGCAACAACCTCCAGCAGGCCGAGCTGGAGGAGCTGATGGGTGTGGTGGAGCAGACTGAGAGAGGCCGCAAGCTGGCAGAGCAGGAGCTGATGAATGTCAGTGAGAGGGTGCAGCTGCTCCACTCACAG AACACCAGTCTCCTGAACCAGAAGAAGAAGCTGGAGAATGATACAACCCAGCTTCAGACCGAGGTGGAAGAGGCTGTTCAGGAGTGCAGGAATGCTGAGGAGAAAGCCAAGAAGGCCATCACTGATGCTGCCATGATGGCAGAGGAGCTGAAGAAGGAGCAGGACACGAGTGCTCACCTGGAGCGCATGAAGAAGAACATGGAGCAGACCATTAAGGACCTACAGCACCGCCTTGATGAGGCAGAGCAAATCGCCATGAAGGGGGGCAAGAAGCAAGTGCAGAAGCTGGAGGCTAGG GTGAGAGAACTGGAGAATGAAGTTGAGTTGGAGCAAAGGAAGTGTAGCGATGCTGTAAAGGGTATTCGGAAATATGAACGCCGCGTCAAAGAGCTCACTTACCAG ACTGAAGAGGACAAGAAGAATCTCACCCAGCTGCAAGACCTGGTGGACAAGCTGCAGTTGAAGGTCAAAGCCTACAAGAGAACAGCAGAGGAGGCT GAGGAACAGGCCAACACCAACATGGGCAAGTTCCGCAAAATGCAGCATGAGCTGGATGAGGCTGAGGAGAGAGCCGATATTGCTGAATCTCAGGTCAACAAGCTGCGTGCCAAGAGCCGGGATGTTGGTCCCAAG ATAGGACATGATGAAGAATGA